CAAAATGTCTAGCAAAATTAGCACATAAATTGGTCTCATCAAgccccttgtcaaacttttcgatgaacatgtaagttgtcgttatgatcaccgtgttacaaatAATGTTTGAGCAACCCAAAGTTTGTCGTACTGACTACGATACTCTCGTGGTCTAAGAAACTAAATCACACATTAACACTCTGTGTTATAATAATTGACTTCTAACGATTGTATCTCAAATTATAAAaaaaacaagtttgggtcgattcaatacgATCATTTTTCTAACGCCATATTCTCAAAGTTGTTTTATGACTATTATTACAATTAACGATATCTTAAAATCAGGAAAACGTTATCACTAGCAACACTTGAGCTAATTTTAGAGGCGGGACTAAGAATTAAATTTTACCGTTTATCactccacacgtgcatatgagtttccaCTGAACCGCATAtttcaggatcatagcagttatagcatagataTAATTTTAATTTATGAACTTGAAAAtgtaataatacaatattattgcctctagggcatatttccaacacaatgcACTGTCGATGCAACGCAAATAATGCCATGATGAATGTAATGAACAAGTAATTATCACGGTATAGTAATTATAACACGAAAGAATCTAGAGAACCAGTCTCGCGCTGTTACACACTAAAACATCATGTACTTTTGCTTATTGTCATCTGTAACACAAGGTTTGGTTGGCAAGCAAATAGTTATGTAAAGAATTTGTTGGAAATAAAAGGATTGTCCGTTAGTGGTGATACTTTTCCAACAAATTCCATAAGTGCGACCAATTGTGTTACAAACATGATTAAACAAAATTACAGGAAACCCCCGGTATTGCATTAAGTTAGCATCACATCTCTTTATTTCTACATCAACCAAGGCATAACTTATTAGGGGGGGCGGGTCACTTGTAATTTCCTCTTAATAGGTTGGAGTCTTGATAATTGTTTTGTTTACACAATTGAAATTTATGGATAAAATAATCATTGTTTAGAAGCACAACATTCACTCACACCATTCATAATTGTTATTTGTTTTTGTACGTGCACCATGAAAAGAGTTACAAAATTACTATGCAAACAACTAAATCATGGTAAAAAATGCAAAAAGGAAGTAAGAAAACAAATGTAAAATAAAAAATAACTAATTCTATTCTCCAACTCGAAACCCTCCTTTTCTTCATTTGGTAGGATATAATGTCACATTATTAACACCACTTAAACTTAATCATTATACAACAATTATGGTATAGTGCATACTAAAATGGGACAATGAAAACCACATGACATAAGAAAATACTATTTAGGAACTGTGACCGATATGGTAATATCATTAATGCTGCATGACTCGGGAGCACAAGATGTCCCGTGATTTTCCACCCTTACATTGAAATATGCTGGTTGTTTAGGCTCGGCCATGATCATTCTCTCATTGCTTAGCATCGCAACAACATCTGCCGTGGTTGGTCGATCAGATGCATTATCTTGTACACACAATAATGCTATGTTAATGCATCTCATCATCTCTATCGGGTTACTCTTAGTAACCAATGATGCATCAGCGAGATCAATCCATCTTCCCTCTTTCCATAATTGCCATGCCTATTTGCAAATTCATCACATAATGAATGTTATATATCGAATAAAAATATGACATGATTAAGTTTGTGTTTGTTTGCTCACATATCCAAGGAGATTGATGAAATCTCCACATTGTCGGCCACCAGAATTTCGCTTTCCACTAATGATCTCAAAAATAATAACACCAAAGCTGAAGACGTCGGATTTAATAGAGAAGATGCCTTCCGAAGCATACTCAGGGGGCATGTAGCCGCTAAAATGTTATATGATACATATGAAGAGTTATTGTATATAGTTGAATTTTATTATAAATATTCATGGGTAGATTTATTCCTATGGAACTTACTATGTACCAAACACTCTTCTTGTAGTGTTTTGTTCACTGCCATTTGAGTTGAATATTTTTGCTAGCCCGAAATCCGAAATTTTCGGCTTCATTTCGCTATCCAAGAGAATGTTGCTCGGTTTAAGATCTCGATGTACGACGCGCAATTGGGAGTGCTTATGTAGGTAAAGAAGTCCATGAGCTATTCCTTGAATTATTGCTACAAGTGTGGACCAATCTAGCAAAGCTCTTTTATTTTCATCTGCGAATCATTTAGATATTAGTATAACAAGAGAAAAAAGATATGAAAATGACCAAAAGTTGTACTATGGAATGGAACTAAGAAATCCAAATGCATCTCAGTTAGCTAGGGAATGGAACTATAATCATGGGGGCAGACAAAAACAAAATTGCAATTTTTAGTCATTTTCATGAGTGAAGAAACAATATTTAAACTAAATTAAAAAAAAACTCAAAATGCATACCAAAGATGAACGAGTCCAAGCTTGTGTTTGGCAAATATTCATAGACCAATATCTTCTCCTCTTCATGAGAGCAACAACCTAAGAGCCTAACCAAATTCTTATGCTTGAGTTTGGCTATGAGCTGGACTTCATTTTTGAACTCTGTGAAACCTTGACCCGAATGTGGAGCAAGTCTCTTAAGTGCTATCTCTGATCCCTCGGGTAACTGGCCCTGGGAAAAAATATATTCAAAATGTTAGTCTGTTTCTAGTATACACTGTAGTACACCACTCCCAGTTACGAATTATCAGTTAGGTTGGTCACAGGAACGTTGCCTCGGCCTCATCAATTATATGTGTCAGTCATATAATAATAATTCTAATTTATGCAATCATGTTATTAATTTGGCAAATATATATAATTTACCTTGTAGACAGTGCCAAAGCCACATTGTCCAAGTTTGTTTTCTTCTGAAAAGTTATTTGTGGCCACTAGTACCTGTTCAAACTCAAACATGGAGAACTCTGAATTCTTCCCTTGCCAAACTAGTTGTTCCTCTCCCGCTTTACCTGAGTTTTAATAGTACATATGTGGTTGAGAGCAGGTGTAATCTCTCTTGAAGTAATGATAGATGCTATGTGCGGAGCATCTAATTAACATTGACATTAATTGGAACTAATTTAAACAATAGCGCAATGGAAATTGTTTCAGTAAGTAATAACTATATAATACCTCTTCTTTTCCTTGTAATCCGACGGGAGCAAAAGATGAAGCAGAGAAATGCTGCTGCCGCTAGAAGAAGTATAACTATGGGAATTGCCCACAGTTTGCTCATACTCCTCCCTAACATACCAATTAAATACAGTAATTAATAACCGGGTACATACGTGATAATGTTAGCTTTGACTCATAATCTCTTGTATATATGATCGTGTAGGCAGAAATCACTAGTAACCTGCAccaataaaatggctgcatgcagcGGCGAGTCTACTGGACGGGCTTAAACAGGCTCAAGCCTGCCCTCCAAGAAACAATATATTCATCCCAGCTCAATGGTACATCTACGATCGAGAGCAAACACACAACACCACACATGCACAGCGAACATGCACCACAAACGAATGCCCAGCATCCATCTACTGTGTAATTACTAGTTCATGTACAATTAACTAATTTAGTGTCCAATACAACTTATTTGTGAAAAAAGAAGAGTACAAAAATGAGTATGCATGCACGTACTCCTCACGCTGAACGTTATTTTGCAAGGTAAATTCAAATTTTGATTCAAAATTTCATATATATTTTCAAAAATCCTAGAAAAAATCCAGTTAATGCTGCATGTTTTAAGTAGTAATTTGGAAATTCCGAGCTTATTTTGACAACAAGACATCATGGTTAATTTTTTTCCAAAAGAGAGCTTAGTTTTCTCGCCGTTGATTTGAGCCTACCCTTCATTTTCTTTCTAGATTCGCTACTGGCTGCAtacatcactctgatgcagaggccgggggcattcccccttttcaaaaaaaaagaagaagaagaaatcactAGCAACCACGGGAACTTACTCTTGCGTTTTGCCGGAGTCGGGGCTAGCGACGGCGCCGGCGGTGGCGTGAGGCGCAGCGTTGCTTCACCGCCATAGAACCGATACGCCTCGTACCTGAAATAACACCGTATGGCGTTGATCTGTGCTCCCATGCGTAGGGACATGGTGGCGTTGACCACGCCGAGGAGACGACGCAGGCACGCCAAGCAGTCGACGGTGGACGCGTCTGGTCTGCACTGTGCCAGGGAGCGCACCATCGGGAAGGTCGTGCCGCTGTCCATGATGCCGGTGGCAAATCGCCGCGGCGCCGCGCTGGCCGCCTTCTCCACCGTCTGCACCAGAAGCTCGCGGGTGAGGCTGGTGATGAGGCGGACGTCATCCACATCGCCGGTGACGTTCTTGTCGTTCCATCTCTCGGCTGGCGTGTCATCGCCGCCGTTTTCGCCAGACGGCGGCGCGATGATGTCGTCTCTGGAGTAGACGAGGATACAGCGGTCGCCGTAGTCGTGGTAGGTGTCCTTGTAGCACTGCTCCCGCGGCGCAGCGTTCAGCACCTTGTCAGTCATGTTGCGGACGCACTCGCGGCAGTAGGACTCGTTGAAGACGACGCCGACGATGTCGCCGCGGCATAGCGCGAATGCGTAGACGATGTCGGGGGCTTGGCCGAAGGCGGCAGTGGCGAAGCGTACCGGGGAGGAGGAGGTGTTATTTGGGAGGGTGACCAAGACGGTCTTAAGGTTGTCGCAGAACACATCGGCAGCCGCGAGGAACCGTGTGAGTACGAGGAGCAGGAGGACGACGCCGACGGTGGCCATGGCTAGGCTAGCCCGACTGGCTAGACtgcttcttgtttttcttctgcaAGATTATATCAACTTAGTTCCTTTATATATTTGCAGTTCACCGTCAGTTACTTGGACTGGAATCCTTTTTTCAGCTTTTAGTTCTTGAAAAAGAGAATATATAATTCTCGGCCTCAGCACCGAATTGGATGTTCGAACTCAGTGCCCTTATATATTTGCAATTCACTGTCAGTTACTTGGACTAGAATCCTTTGCTTCGATTAATGCAGACTGGGTCTTGTTATTTCAGTTGATTCGCACCGGCCGGCCAGTTGTTTTCAGTCAACAGATACCTTATATGTGATTCCAGTCTCACTAAGTATATGTGTTTTTCAAGTTAACCTGACTAGCTAGACTGCTTCTCGTTCTTCTTTCCAGATGATCAACTTAGTGCCATTATATATTGGCAATTCACCGTCAGTTACTTAGACCGGGCCCTTTTTCagctccttttctaaaaaaagagaGTGGAAAACCCTGATCTTAGCATCGATTGTTTAATCACCGTGAATTACTATGTCTTGTTTTGCACCGGCAGTCGGGCTTTCAGTCCACACGTACCTTGTAGACCTATATGGTTTGAGACTCACCAAATGTCGATTGTTTAAGTGGTCTCTGTCATTGTCCTGATTTCATCTGTGGGAATACATGAATGCGTGTCATCGGTAACCCACAAATACACCATCAACAACGATTTCCACTTAacacatactcccttcgttccaaaatagatgactcaactttgtactaactttagatgtaaagttagtacaaagttgagtcatctattttggaacggagggagtatgactcAAACACCCATGATAAGAAAACTACTACTAAAGGCCATAGAAGGGAAACAACTAGGTAATGCAGTACCACCAACTAGGGAAGGTTTTAGACCAGATTTACATCCCGATTCAAAGTGCACGCAGGCAACAACCAGGTGTAGTTAGATTCAGCATTGAGAAATCAACAGAGGCTTCCTCAGGTATTCTGACAGGAAGACAGATAACTCCTTCAGATTCTGTTTGATTTGGTCCTGTGACAGAACTAACCAGTACGTGATGGTTCTCAAGATGTACGTGATAGTTCACAAGATGTTCCACCGCACCAGTTTGACAGAAATCCACTGGAAATTATTAAATATCATGGAGTTTCTAAATTTCCAAATATTCAACAACACAACAGAGCAAACAGTGTTTGAACCAGAGAACCTATTATTTGCAAACCAGTTCCTAGCAACTGAAATAGAATCGTAACCTACTGGAGACCAAAAGAGTTCCCTGATGACACGCCAGATTACTATGGCCACCACACAGTCAAAACAAAGATGTTGTGTGGTTTCCTGTTCACAGCAAAAACACATTCCAGATGTTTGATTATATGCCTTTTTCTAAGATTATCTCTGGTCATAAGTTTATTATGTGAGAACAGCCAAAGAAAAatatgaattttagggggaactttGAGCTTCCAGACTTCAAGATGTGTGTTGGCTGCACTCCCCTGAAATTGATTATATGATACGGGAGCTAGTGGAGCATCTACCATTGTTCACCAGCTGCCAAATCAGCGAGTCTGTGTCATCAGATAAAAGTAATGCTACGGGCAATATCAAGCAGTTAATACCATAgctccacgagccaatcatcaaaATCCTCCTAAAAGTTAGTTTGAGCTGGGTACCATCCCTCTAAACGACACACTTGCTGAGATGGAAAGCTGCATGTTGTGATAATTAGACATAatggggatcaactatttaggtatacTAGATGATATCTCACACGTTGCCGTGGGAATAGGTGGCACTATATTCTGATGAGATTGGTTGTATGGAGCATAAATATTTGTATTAATAACATTCCAAGCTAATATAATTATTGTATAGTGCAAAATATTTATCTAATATAAGTAGTATGATATACAttttcagtttgtctaattcacatctagatattTTTTAAGGATgccacatctaagctcccacaaacatataatgcagcaacaagaaacaGAAAAAACTAGGACAAGAAAATAGACCGCAAACAGAGTTGAcatcagcttagatgtgacataactatgtcacatctagatgtgtcctaaacaGACCCATACATTTTCCCATGCATGGTTGTATATTGAGGTGGACCTTTTGCCATACatgcatagttgcatgttgaggtggcAAGTTTGCATTAAAGATGCTAGTTGGGTGGAGCACGCAATTGAAAAATGAGAAAAAAGAAAATAATTGATGAGGTGGCAATGTGTTGTGACCTTATATGTTTTTTCCAAATCCCTAGATAGTTGCTTGTTTTTTCTTCTCAGATAATCAACTCAGTGTGAAGTGGTGTTTTGGCTCTCGGGTGCATCTGCACCCGTGGGTGCAACGGCGATGGCTAGGGTTTTGGATCGGGATTAGGCCGATACCATGTATAAGAATAGAGATGTGTTTGGTGGAATTGATGTTTATTGCTTGAGCCTTGTGGGCATAAATATATGAGTACATGATcttcttggagtacaagacaagataTAATAAATTGTACTCTATCCTATAATTCTTAAATAATCACGATGCTCAACAAACCTGACTAGCTAGACTGCTTCTTGTTGTTCTTCCGCCAGATGATCAACTCAGTGCAATTATATAGTTGCGATTCACTGCTAGTTACCTAGATCAGGCCCTTTTTCAACTTTATTTTTAAAACAGTGGAAAACCCCGATCTTAGCATCGATTGTTTAATCACCGTCAGTTACTATGTCTTGTTTCGCACCGGCAGTTCGGCTTTCAGTCCACACGTAGCTTGTATATGGTTTCAAACTCACCAAATATCGATTATTTAAGTGGTCTCTGTCATCTTCCTGATTTAATATTTGGGAATACATGAATATGTCGTCATCAATCACCCACAAATATACCAGCAACGACGATTTCCACTTAACATCTTGACTCAAGCACCCATGAATTGTAAACAAACTTAAAAAAGATTTGTAACAAGGGGGAGCTCCCCGGTTACATTTTATAAACCAAATTACCTGTTGCATCAATTGACGCAGAGACCAACTACATGCCGGAACTTAAACGAATTATTTGATAGATTTTTTTCCTCGGCGGGTAGATTATGTCTGGATGTCCTCGAGTCGCATCAGTTCTTTCGAGTGGGAGTCCTTGGTTCGGATGGTTTAGGTCATGTACCATGGCGGGTGTGGTCGGCGTTTCTATCGACCCGGCTACTGGGTTGTCCGTTCATAACAATCCAACCATGGTGCATGAGCGAAACATTTCTGGATTCCACTCGGTTTTCCCACTCAGAGGCCGGCTTTtgatagaccccgtgacgatggCAATGAATGAGGAGTAGTATATTTCTTAGCACTCATTACGTAAtaataattagcaacacgggtttGTTCAGGTTCGTCCCATAATCAGCATGGATAAGTGATGTCTCCGGTGACTAACCCTCTCGGTGATAGCAACCGTTTGGTTGTGCTAGTCACACTTAGACAAAGTTCCGACTTTCTTGCGGGTTATCTTTAGGCTACCAGTTGGATCCATATGTGGTCTTACTTCGTCGGGGGGAGGAGCGGGCGCCTCCGGCCTTTGGTGCAACGAATGGGAGGTAGTCGCTCGGGGTTTATTCAACCGATTTGGTTGGCCTGCTAGTAGGATTTGTGATGCATGAGAACTCATATACTTCTACCTCTTGTGGCTTTATTGCAATTTGAGCTGCCCATTGGGGCCTTTATGTTTAAACTACTTTTGTACTGGATCACGTAAACGTTAAAATAATGTTGTGTGCACCACTCGGTTCAGAAGCCGAGGGCATTTCCCTCTTttcaaaaaagagaagagaaaattTGAGAGCTCTACTCAAAAGCCAAATGCCTTTGATCCATATAGACCCTTTGGGGGTGCAAATCTGTCTCTAGTTGACCACACGGATTCATCCATGAGCTTCCTTGTCCATCACCCAAAGAAATTTTCTATGCATGTTATCAGTCTTCTTAGTTGCCAATTAGTTCTTGGTGAAAATAATGACAGAATATGTGGCCAGCAGTTTTGTGAGAACGGAGTTAACAAGCACAAATCTTCCATGATGGTTCAACAGGTTCCCTTTCCAGAGTTAACAAGGATCGGTTTCCCCCTCTGTATTATGTATTACTTCAATTTtgtttgggggttaatttaggtagcCAGATAAGAATTCCAGTAATGATTCGGAAAGCTAATGATTGTGCGCATCAACCGATGGAGAGGTAGGGGCATAACCTCCTTTTTGAGAAAATAAATCAGAAAGCTAAGAAAGCCAGGATGATAATTTTGATTTGTGGTATAGTAGCTAGACTAATTCATGTGTTCCATGTGCTAGTCCAAATCTAGTCTAGTGCATTAATTGAACTATGAACTATTACTATGAAAATTATGGTTAGAAAACAAATCCGTGTGCCAATAGCAATAGAATGTCTTTTGGTAATAGCGTACTACTACACACCGGTCCAATTATAAATCAACCCGTTTTCAAAGCAGATGAGACTTCTAAGTCCTACGGGAGGCCACCTATATCTCATCTCATGCGCTGGTAGTGACTAGCATAAAATTATCGGTTCAATGCTGCAACAGAACAACCAGGAAGCAACATCATATCATCTTCCTATCCATGCATGGTCATCACTCACTAGATCATGATGATCATGCCTTCCCCACATGCATGCATTTACCAAGATGATATATGAACAATACCTAGCACTCTTCAATCATTAACTTATTGTCTTAGCTAGAAAAAGCATTTAGCTTTGTACATGGATAATTTATTAATGTAACATCTTGTTTCTACCATCATGGATCAATCTGCCATATTCCAGAGAAAGCTTAAGAGAATCAAAACTCCAACTGCCACCAAAAGTATGTATTGTTTTGAAAATTTGTACAAGCATAACTGTGGTTCTGGTTGTCTATGTCCATCGTACAAAAAAA
This region of Triticum aestivum cultivar Chinese Spring chromosome 2D, IWGSC CS RefSeq v2.1, whole genome shotgun sequence genomic DNA includes:
- the LOC123050934 gene encoding cysteine-rich receptor-like protein kinase 10, whose amino-acid sequence is MATVGVVLLLLVLTRFLAAADVFCDNLKTVLVTLPNNTSSSPVRFATAAFGQAPDIVYAFALCRGDIVGVVFNESYCRECVRNMTDKVLNAAPREQCYKDTYHDYGDRCILVYSRDDIIAPPSGENGGDDTPAERWNDKNVTGDVDDVRLITSLTRELLVQTVEKAASAAPRRFATGIMDSGTTFPMVRSLAQCRPDASTVDCLACLRRLLGVVNATMSLRMGAQINAIRCYFRYEAYRFYGGEATLRLTPPPAPSLAPTPAKRKSKAGEEQLVWQGKNSEFSMFEFEQVLVATNNFSEENKLGQCGFGTVYKGQLPEGSEIALKRLAPHSGQDENKRALLDWSTLVAIIQGIAHGLLYLHKHSQLRVVHRDLKPSNILLDSEMKPKISDFGLAKIFNSNGSEQNTTRRVFGTYGYMPPEYASEGIFSIKSDVFSFGVIIFEIISGKRNSGGRQCGDFINLLGYAWQLWKEGRWIDLADASLVTKSNPIEMMRCINIALLCVQDNASDRPTTADVVAMLSNERMIMAEPKQPAYFNVRVENHGTSCAPESCSINDITISVTVPK